In the genome of Panthera uncia isolate 11264 chromosome B3 unlocalized genomic scaffold, Puncia_PCG_1.0 HiC_scaffold_1, whole genome shotgun sequence, one region contains:
- the TPPP2 gene encoding tubulin polymerization-promoting protein family member 2 isoform X2: MASEAEKTFQRFAVFGESSSSGTEMNNKNFSKLCKDCGIMDGKIVTSTDVDIVFSKVKAKNVRTITFQQFQEAMKELGQKRFKDKKPDEALENIYKLMEGKDPATTGVTKATTVGGVSRLTDTSKYTGTHKERFDESGKGKGIAGREEMTDKSGYVSGYKGAGTYDKKSSK; this comes from the exons ATGGCATCAGAAGCAGAGAAAACGTTCCAGCGGTTTGCTGTCTTTGGAGAATCATCAAGCAGTGGCACTGAAATGAACAATAAGAACTTCTCCAAGCTATGCAAAGACTGTGGCATCATGGATGGCAAGATAGTCACCTCCACTGATGTGGACATCGTATTCAGCAAAGTCAA AGCCAAGAATGTCCGAACCATCACATTTCAGCAGTTCCAGGAAGCAATGAAGGAGCTGGGCCAGAAACGATTCAAAGACAAGAAGCCAGATGAAGCTCtggaaaacatttataaactCATGGAAGGCAAGGATCCAGCTACCACTGGTGTTACT AAGGCAACAACAGTGGGTGGAGTGAGCCGGCTGACAGACACCAGCAAGTACACCGGCACCCACAAGGAGCGCTTTGACGAGAGTGGCAAAGGCAAAGGCATCGCAGGACGGGAAGAGATGACCGACAAGTCAGGCTATGTGAGTGGCTATAAGGGTGCTGGCACCTATGATAAGAAGAGC
- the TPPP2 gene encoding tubulin polymerization-promoting protein family member 2 isoform X1, whose amino-acid sequence MASEAEKTFQRFAVFGESSSSGTEMNNKNFSKLCKDCGIMDGKIVTSTDVDIVFSKVKAKNVRTITFQQFQEAMKELGQKRFKDKKPDEALENIYKLMEGKDPATTGVTVSNRALPLGGTLRIGSGVEVLWLQSSQNSSSGSRKLHTHPIHSQTPDSSTLVSGWLLPRSYPWLHLGPKESSPMPTVE is encoded by the exons ATGGCATCAGAAGCAGAGAAAACGTTCCAGCGGTTTGCTGTCTTTGGAGAATCATCAAGCAGTGGCACTGAAATGAACAATAAGAACTTCTCCAAGCTATGCAAAGACTGTGGCATCATGGATGGCAAGATAGTCACCTCCACTGATGTGGACATCGTATTCAGCAAAGTCAA AGCCAAGAATGTCCGAACCATCACATTTCAGCAGTTCCAGGAAGCAATGAAGGAGCTGGGCCAGAAACGATTCAAAGACAAGAAGCCAGATGAAGCTCtggaaaacatttataaactCATGGAAGGCAAGGATCCAGCTACCACTGGTGTTACT GTTTCAAATAGGGCCCTCCCACTTGGAGGGACCTTGCGTATTGGGTCTGGGGTTGAAGTCCTCTGGCTGCAGTCTAGTCAAAATAGCTCCTCTGGAAGCAGAAAACTCCATACACACCCCATTCATTCCCAGACACCAGACTCCTCCACCCTCGTGAGTGGATGGCTCTTGCCACGTTCCTACCCATGGCTGCATCTGGGCCCTAAAGAAAGCAGCCCCATGCCAACAGTAGAATAG
- the NDRG2 gene encoding protein NDRG2 isoform X1, giving the protein MAELQEVQITEEKPLLPGQTPEVAKEAELAAGILLDQGQTHSVETPYGSVTFTVYGTPKPKRPAILTYHDVGLNYKSCFQPLFQFGDMQEIIQNFVRVHVDAPGMEEGAPVFPLGYQYPSLDQLADMIPCILQYLNFSTIIGVGVGAGAYILSRYALTHPDTVEGLVLINIDPNAKGWMDWAAHKLTGLTSSIPEMILGHLFSQEELSGNSELIQKYRNIITHAPNLENIELYWNSYNNRRDLNLERGGAVTLKCPVMLVVGDQAPHEDAVVECNSKLDPTQTSFLKMADSGGQPQLTQPGKLTEAFKYFLQGMGYMASSCMTRLSRSRTASLTSAASIDGNRSRSRTLSQSSESGTLPSGPPGHTMEVSC; this is encoded by the exons ATGGCGGAGCTGCAGGAGGTGCAGATCACAGAGGAGAAGCCGCTGTTGCCAGGGCAGACGCCCGAGGTGGCCAAG GAGGCTGAGTTAGCTGCCGGAATCCTCCTGGACCAGGGACAG ACTCACTCTGTGGAGACACCTTATGGCTCTGTCACTTTTACTGTCTATGGCACCCCCAAACCCAAACGCCCAGCGATACTCACCTACCATGATGTGGGACTCAATT ATAAATCTTGCTTCCAGCCACTGTTTCAATTCGGAGATATGCAGGAAATCATTCAGAACTTCGTGCGAGTTCATGTGGATGCCCCTGGAATGGAAGAGGGGGCTCCTGTGTTCCCTTTGGG ATATCAGTACCCATCTCTGGACCAGCTGGCGGATATGATCCCTTGCATCCTGCAGTACTTAAA TTTTTCCACAATAATTGGAGTTGGTGTTGGAGCTGGGGCCTACATCCTGTCACGATATgct CTTACTCACCCGGATACAGTCGAAGGTCTTGTCCTCATCAACATTGATCCCAATGCCAAGGGCTGGATGGATTGGGCAGCCCACAAG CTAACAGGCCTCACCTCTTCCATTCCGGAGATGATCCTTGGACATCTCTTCAGCCAA GAGGAGTTGTCTGGAAATTCTGAGTTGATACAAAAGTACAGAAATATCATTACACATGCACCCAATCTGGAGAACATTGAACTGTACTGGAATAGCTACAACAA CCGCCGAGACCTGAACCTTGAGCGTGGAGGTGCTGTCACCCTCAA GTGCCCTGTGATGCTGGTGGTAGGAGACCAAGCACCCCATGAAGATGCAGTG GTGGAATGTAACTCAAAGCTGGACCCCACCCAGACCTCTTTTCTCAAG ATGGCTGACTCTGGAGGCCAGCCCCAGCTGACTCAG CCAGGCAAGCTGACCGAGGCCTTCAAGTACTTCCTGCAAGGCATGGGCTACA TGGCCTCATCCTGCATGACTCGCCTGTCACGATCGCGCACAGCCTCCCTGACCAGCGCAGCATCCATTGACGGCAACCGGTCCCGCTCTCGCACCCTGTCCCAGAGCAGCGAGTCTGGAACTCTCCCTTCAGGGCCTCCAGGGCATACCATGGAGGTCTCCTGTTGA
- the NDRG2 gene encoding protein NDRG2 isoform X2 translates to MAELQEVQITEEKPLLPGQTPEVAKTHSVETPYGSVTFTVYGTPKPKRPAILTYHDVGLNYKSCFQPLFQFGDMQEIIQNFVRVHVDAPGMEEGAPVFPLGYQYPSLDQLADMIPCILQYLNFSTIIGVGVGAGAYILSRYALTHPDTVEGLVLINIDPNAKGWMDWAAHKLTGLTSSIPEMILGHLFSQEELSGNSELIQKYRNIITHAPNLENIELYWNSYNNRRDLNLERGGAVTLKCPVMLVVGDQAPHEDAVVECNSKLDPTQTSFLKMADSGGQPQLTQPGKLTEAFKYFLQGMGYMASSCMTRLSRSRTASLTSAASIDGNRSRSRTLSQSSESGTLPSGPPGHTMEVSC, encoded by the exons ATGGCGGAGCTGCAGGAGGTGCAGATCACAGAGGAGAAGCCGCTGTTGCCAGGGCAGACGCCCGAGGTGGCCAAG ACTCACTCTGTGGAGACACCTTATGGCTCTGTCACTTTTACTGTCTATGGCACCCCCAAACCCAAACGCCCAGCGATACTCACCTACCATGATGTGGGACTCAATT ATAAATCTTGCTTCCAGCCACTGTTTCAATTCGGAGATATGCAGGAAATCATTCAGAACTTCGTGCGAGTTCATGTGGATGCCCCTGGAATGGAAGAGGGGGCTCCTGTGTTCCCTTTGGG ATATCAGTACCCATCTCTGGACCAGCTGGCGGATATGATCCCTTGCATCCTGCAGTACTTAAA TTTTTCCACAATAATTGGAGTTGGTGTTGGAGCTGGGGCCTACATCCTGTCACGATATgct CTTACTCACCCGGATACAGTCGAAGGTCTTGTCCTCATCAACATTGATCCCAATGCCAAGGGCTGGATGGATTGGGCAGCCCACAAG CTAACAGGCCTCACCTCTTCCATTCCGGAGATGATCCTTGGACATCTCTTCAGCCAA GAGGAGTTGTCTGGAAATTCTGAGTTGATACAAAAGTACAGAAATATCATTACACATGCACCCAATCTGGAGAACATTGAACTGTACTGGAATAGCTACAACAA CCGCCGAGACCTGAACCTTGAGCGTGGAGGTGCTGTCACCCTCAA GTGCCCTGTGATGCTGGTGGTAGGAGACCAAGCACCCCATGAAGATGCAGTG GTGGAATGTAACTCAAAGCTGGACCCCACCCAGACCTCTTTTCTCAAG ATGGCTGACTCTGGAGGCCAGCCCCAGCTGACTCAG CCAGGCAAGCTGACCGAGGCCTTCAAGTACTTCCTGCAAGGCATGGGCTACA TGGCCTCATCCTGCATGACTCGCCTGTCACGATCGCGCACAGCCTCCCTGACCAGCGCAGCATCCATTGACGGCAACCGGTCCCGCTCTCGCACCCTGTCCCAGAGCAGCGAGTCTGGAACTCTCCCTTCAGGGCCTCCAGGGCATACCATGGAGGTCTCCTGTTGA
- the NDRG2 gene encoding protein NDRG2 isoform X3, translated as MAPPNPNAQRYSPTMMWDSIPLFQFGDMQEIIQNFVRVHVDAPGMEEGAPVFPLGYQYPSLDQLADMIPCILQYLNFSTIIGVGVGAGAYILSRYALTHPDTVEGLVLINIDPNAKGWMDWAAHKLTGLTSSIPEMILGHLFSQEELSGNSELIQKYRNIITHAPNLENIELYWNSYNNRRDLNLERGGAVTLKCPVMLVVGDQAPHEDAVVECNSKLDPTQTSFLKMADSGGQPQLTQPGKLTEAFKYFLQGMGYMASSCMTRLSRSRTASLTSAASIDGNRSRSRTLSQSSESGTLPSGPPGHTMEVSC; from the exons ATGGCACCCCCAAACCCAAACGCCCAGCGATACTCACCTACCATGATGTGGGACTCAATT CCACTGTTTCAATTCGGAGATATGCAGGAAATCATTCAGAACTTCGTGCGAGTTCATGTGGATGCCCCTGGAATGGAAGAGGGGGCTCCTGTGTTCCCTTTGGG ATATCAGTACCCATCTCTGGACCAGCTGGCGGATATGATCCCTTGCATCCTGCAGTACTTAAA TTTTTCCACAATAATTGGAGTTGGTGTTGGAGCTGGGGCCTACATCCTGTCACGATATgct CTTACTCACCCGGATACAGTCGAAGGTCTTGTCCTCATCAACATTGATCCCAATGCCAAGGGCTGGATGGATTGGGCAGCCCACAAG CTAACAGGCCTCACCTCTTCCATTCCGGAGATGATCCTTGGACATCTCTTCAGCCAA GAGGAGTTGTCTGGAAATTCTGAGTTGATACAAAAGTACAGAAATATCATTACACATGCACCCAATCTGGAGAACATTGAACTGTACTGGAATAGCTACAACAA CCGCCGAGACCTGAACCTTGAGCGTGGAGGTGCTGTCACCCTCAA GTGCCCTGTGATGCTGGTGGTAGGAGACCAAGCACCCCATGAAGATGCAGTG GTGGAATGTAACTCAAAGCTGGACCCCACCCAGACCTCTTTTCTCAAG ATGGCTGACTCTGGAGGCCAGCCCCAGCTGACTCAG CCAGGCAAGCTGACCGAGGCCTTCAAGTACTTCCTGCAAGGCATGGGCTACA TGGCCTCATCCTGCATGACTCGCCTGTCACGATCGCGCACAGCCTCCCTGACCAGCGCAGCATCCATTGACGGCAACCGGTCCCGCTCTCGCACCCTGTCCCAGAGCAGCGAGTCTGGAACTCTCCCTTCAGGGCCTCCAGGGCATACCATGGAGGTCTCCTGTTGA
- the SLC39A2 gene encoding zinc transporter ZIP2, producing MEPLLGVKIGCLFALLVLTLICGLIPICFKWFQLDAATGRHRRVLSLLGCTSAGVFLGAGFMHMTADALEGIESEIQKFMMQNRTRREGSVSDDADSAQMEYPYGELIISLGFFFVFLLESLALQCYPGAPEGVTVQEEWDGAHVLGLHSHGPLPSPSKGPLRALVLLLSLSFHSVFEGLAVGLQPTVAATVQLCLAVLAHKGLIVFGVGLRLVQIGTGSRWATLSILSLALMSPLGLVLGLAVTQGDSKGGRGLTQAVLEGVAAGTFLYVTFLEILPRELAGPEAPLAKWGCVAAGFAFMAIIALWA from the exons ATGGAACCACTACTGGGAGTAAAAATTGGCTGCCTGTTTGCCCTGCTGGTTCTCACTCTGATCTGCGGCCTTATTCCCATCTGCTTCAAATGGTTCCAGCTGGATGCAGCCACAG GTCGTCACCGCCGGGTCCTCAGCCTCCTGGGCTGCACTTCTGCAGGTGTTTTCCTGGGAGCGGGGTTCATGCACATGACTGCTGATGCCCTGGAGGGAATTGAATCAGAGATCCAGAAGTTTATGATGCAG AACAGGACAAGAAGGGAGGGAAGTGTTTCTGATGATGCCGATTCAGCACAG ATGGAGTATCCCTATGGAGAGCTCATCATCTCCCTGGgcttcttctttgtcttccttttggAGTCGCTGGCATTGCAGTGCTATCCTGGGGCTCCTGAAGGGGTCACAGTGCAGGAGGAGTGGGACGGGGCTCACGTCCTTGGACTCCACAGCCATggacctctcccctccccctcaaaggGTCCCCTCCGAGCCCTTgtcctcttgctctccctctccttccactCAGTGTTTGAAGGTCTGGCTGTGGGGCTGCAGCCAACAGTAGCAGCTACCGTGCAGCTCTGTCTTGCAGTCCTGGCTCACAAGGGGCTCATAGTGTTTGGTGTAGGACTGCGGCTGGTGCAGATAGGCACTGGCTCGCGATGGGCCACGCTGTCCATCCTGTCACTGGCTCTCATGTCCCCCCTGGGCCTGGTCCTGGGACTGGCTGTGACTCAGGGGGACTCTAAAGGGGGGCGTGGCTTAACCCAGGCTGTGTTAGAAGGTGTGGCAGCCGGCACCTTTCTGTATGTCACCTTCCTAGAAATTCTGCCCCGGGAGCTAGCTGGCCCCGAGGCCCCTCTGGCCAAGTGGGGCTGTGTAGCCGCCGGTTTTGCCTTCATGGCCATTATTGCTTTGTGGGCCTGA
- the METTL17 gene encoding methyltransferase-like protein 17, mitochondrial, with protein sequence MATARAVRLLQSSSRWRLGRREVPQSRALAALVPGVSQVDNSSDFLGKRPHRRHPGILQLPCVELPQALAAAAQLLLLQSAMPNVEKQVRALTNYLWSRHLPVGPEELQRRAVYLEEKFLENPDLSQSGEKLRETVLRALRKTTYHWQELSYNEKLSLVYMAARLDGGFAAVSRAFREIQARVPEFQPQTLLDFGSGTGSVTWAAHSTWSQSLREYMCVDSSAAMLDLAEKLLKGGSESGEPYVPGVFFRQFLPVSPKVQFDVVVSAFSLSELPSKADRTEVIHTLWRKTSHFLVLVENGTKAGHSLLMDARDLVLKGKEKSPSDPRPGFVFAPCPHELPCPQLTASKPLACSFSQAYHSIPFSWNKKNLKEEKFSMVILARGSPEEANRWPRITQPVLKRPRHVHCHLCCPDGHMQHAVITAHRHGRDLYRCARVSSWGDLLPVITPSESELPPSPAKDPPGS encoded by the exons ATGGCGACCGCGAGGGCAGTGAGACTTCTGCAGTCTTCAAGCAGATGGCGTCTCGGCCGTAGAGAAGTTCCCCAGTCCCGC GCGCTCGCCGCCCTTGTGCCCGGCGTATCTCAGGTGGATAACAGCTCCGATTTTCTGGGGAAGAGGCCCCATCGCCGGCACCCCGGCATCCTGCAGCTGCCATGCGTAGAGCTGCCGCAAGCACTGGCTGCCGCCGCGCAGCTCCTCCTGCTCC AGAGCGCGATGCCCAATGTGGAGAAGCAGGTGCGGGCACTGACGAATTATCTCTGGAGCCGGCATTTACCTGTAGGGCCGGAGGAGTTGCAAAGACGGGCTGTGTACCTTGAGGAAAAATTCTTGGAAAACCCAG ATTTATCTCAGTCAGGGGAGAAACTTCGTGAAACGGTGCTGCGTGCCCTACGCAAAACTACATACCATTGGCAAGAACTGAG cTACAATGAGAAACTGAGCCTGGTGTATATGGCAGCAAGACTGGATGGTGGCTTCGCAGCAGTCTCCAGGGCATTCCGTGAG ATCCAGGCTCGAGTTCCAGAGTTCCAGCCCCAAACCTTACTGGACTTTGGTTCAGGTACTGGTTCTGTCACTTG GGCTGCTCACAGTACTTGGAGCCAGAGCCTACgagaatatatgtgtgtggaCAGCTCAGCTGCTATGTTGGATTTGGCGGAGAAGCTACTGAAAG GTGGCTCAGAATCTGGGGAGCCTTATGTTCCAGGTGTCTTTTTCAGACAGTTTCTACCTGTATCACCCAAG GTACAATTCGATGTGGTGGTATCAGCCTTTTCCCTAAGTGAACTGCCCAGCAAGGCTGACCGCACTGAGGTAATCCACACCTTATGGCGCAAGACAAGTCATTTTCTG GTATTGGTAGAGAATGGAACAAAAGCTGGGCACTCCCTTCTCATGGATGCCAGGGACCTGGTCCTTAAG ggCAAAGAGAAGTCACCTTCAGACCCTCGACCTGGCTTTGTCTTTGCTCCA TGTCCACATGAACTTCCTTGTCCCCAGTTGACAGCCTCTAAGCCCCTGGCCTGTAGCTTTTCTCAGGCTTACCACTCCATCCCCTTCAGTTGG AATAAGAAGAATCTAAAAGAGGAAAAGTTCTCCATGGTAATTCTTGCCCGGGGGTCTCCAGAAGAGGCTAATCGTTGGCCCCGTATCACTCAGCCTGTCCTCAAACGGCCACGCCATGTGCATTGTCACCTGTGCTGTCCAGATGGGCATATGCAGCATGCTGTGATCACAGCCCACCGGCATGGCAG GGATTTGTATCGCTGTGCTCGTGTCAGCTCTTGGGGAGATCTTTTACCTGTGATCACACCTTCAGAGTCGGAGCTTCCTCCGTCCCCTGCTAAAGATCCCCCTGGAAGTTGA